The following proteins come from a genomic window of Myroides odoratus DSM 2801:
- a CDS encoding SgcJ/EcaC family oxidoreductase, producing the protein MNRTLPEHIAEQFVTAWNQYDAEQLAAIFIEDADFVNVTGLWWHNKEAIFQAHDYGLRIIFNHSKLEIKRTKVRYLSDTIATVHARVRLSNQTALAESETPQIRNTLFLFVVQKIEETWFCIAAQNVEVQSGKETFIKKEDGSFEAVNYGQFKKEQD; encoded by the coding sequence ATGAACAGAACTTTGCCTGAACATATTGCGGAACAATTTGTTACTGCATGGAATCAATACGATGCAGAACAATTAGCTGCTATTTTTATAGAAGATGCGGATTTTGTCAATGTTACAGGATTGTGGTGGCACAATAAAGAAGCCATTTTTCAAGCACATGACTATGGTTTACGCATTATTTTCAACCACTCCAAGCTGGAAATAAAACGCACAAAAGTCCGATACTTATCTGATACTATTGCTACCGTACATGCCCGTGTAAGATTAAGTAATCAAACCGCTTTAGCAGAAAGTGAAACCCCTCAAATTCGAAATACACTCTTTTTATTTGTCGTCCAAAAAATAGAAGAAACTTGGTTTTGTATTGCCGCTCAAAATGTAGAAGTCCAAAGCGGAAAAGAAACATTCATCAAAAAAGAAGATGGAAGTTTTGAAGCCGTCAATTATGGTCAATTCAAGAAGGAGCAAGATTAA
- a CDS encoding ABC transporter permease, whose amino-acid sequence MWKITLENIKIATTSIKSQLLRTFITVFIIAIGIWALVGILSVVSALKNTILADFSSMGANTFTISQYDTAGRIAKNQSNQVENPPITYAQALDFKERYSYPFSAVSLSFNAATNIEIKNDYVKTDPEISIVGCDENYLSNSGLLINNGRGLSYTDCKNNHFVCVVGSDFSKNMFKEQSPIDQVISIRGYKFKIVGILKEQGSTFGQNEDQRVFIPIQIARNIFNTANINYTIKVGIQQEGLLNQAIDQATLDFRISRNLAVVNDSNFGIERSDDMLRSLEKQIGMLNIAAWLIGMITILGSSIALMNIMLVSVTERTKEIGIRKSLGAKRKTIAQQFFTETLIIGQLGGLLGTILGIGTAYLLTSILHFTFAIPWSAILAAFITTLVVAVISGLYPAIKASKLDPVEALRYE is encoded by the coding sequence ATGTGGAAAATAACACTTGAGAATATCAAAATCGCAACGACGAGTATTAAAAGTCAACTCCTACGCACCTTTATTACGGTGTTTATCATTGCTATTGGTATATGGGCGCTTGTTGGTATTTTATCCGTTGTAAGTGCCTTAAAAAACACCATTTTAGCTGATTTCTCTTCTATGGGGGCGAATACTTTTACGATTAGTCAGTATGATACAGCGGGAAGAATAGCGAAAAATCAATCCAATCAAGTAGAAAATCCACCGATTACCTATGCGCAAGCCCTTGATTTCAAGGAACGCTACAGCTATCCTTTTTCGGCAGTATCGCTTTCTTTTAATGCGGCTACTAATATTGAAATCAAAAATGATTATGTAAAAACGGATCCTGAAATCAGCATTGTGGGTTGCGATGAAAATTACCTCTCTAACAGTGGTTTACTCATCAATAATGGACGTGGATTGAGTTATACAGATTGCAAAAACAATCACTTCGTTTGTGTCGTGGGGTCAGATTTTTCAAAAAACATGTTTAAAGAACAATCCCCTATCGATCAAGTAATTTCTATTCGAGGGTATAAATTTAAGATTGTTGGAATCCTCAAAGAGCAAGGCAGTACCTTTGGTCAAAATGAAGACCAACGCGTTTTTATTCCGATTCAAATTGCTCGTAATATATTCAATACAGCCAATATCAATTATACCATCAAAGTAGGGATTCAACAAGAAGGGTTATTGAATCAAGCCATTGATCAAGCTACCCTTGATTTCCGCATCAGTCGAAACTTAGCGGTAGTGAATGATTCTAATTTTGGTATTGAGCGCAGTGATGATATGCTTCGCTCTTTAGAAAAGCAAATTGGCATGTTAAACATTGCTGCTTGGCTTATAGGAATGATTACCATTTTAGGCTCATCTATTGCGCTGATGAATATCATGCTCGTTTCGGTCACAGAGCGAACCAAAGAAATTGGCATCCGCAAATCTTTGGGAGCCAAGCGAAAAACCATTGCCCAACAATTCTTTACGGAAACCCTTATCATTGGTCAATTGGGTGGATTACTGGGCACTATATTGGGCATTGGAACGGCGTATTTACTGACGTCTATCCTCCATTTTACTTTTGCGATTCCCTGGTCTGCTATCTTAGCCGCTTTCATTACCACCTTAGTAGTTGCTGTTATTTCGGGTTTATATCCTGCGATAAAAGCGTCCAAACTGGATCCAGTAGAAGCACTTCGTTACGAGTAA